Proteins found in one Pseudophryne corroboree isolate aPseCor3 chromosome 3 unlocalized genomic scaffold, aPseCor3.hap2 SUPER_3_unloc_25, whole genome shotgun sequence genomic segment:
- the LOC134983806 gene encoding gastrula zinc finger protein XlCGF57.1-like: protein MLSPDCDIKDNDSRQDSPGDNPITPIIHPALSAAPSDPGKCSPDHSDIGASVTALTVDTVFPCSIDAKCFTQNTKLITHQPAKAGERPFPCSECGKCFTQNSQLVTHQQSHTGEKPFPCSECGKCFVSKSHLVIHNRSHTGEKPFSCSECGKCFTWKSQLVTHQKSHTGEKAFPCSECGKCFTHKSDLVIHHRSHTGEKLFSCSECGKCFPRKSHLVRHRRSHTGEKPFSCSECGKCFSRKSHLVRHQKSHTGEKSFPCSECGKYFSRKSHLVRHHRSHTGEKPFSCCECGKCFTPKSDLVIHHRSHTGEKPFPCSECGKCFTHKSDLDVHHRSHTGEKPFPCSECGKCFAQKSDLVIHHRSHTGEKPFSCSECGKCFTKKSYLLTHQRSHTGEKPFSCCECGKCFTRKSQLVTHQQSHTGEKPFPCSECGKCFAQKSDLVIHHRSHTGEKLFSCSECGKCFTNKSHLVRHQRTHTGERPFLYSEK, encoded by the coding sequence atgttatccccggattgtgacataaaagataatgacagtagacaggattctccaggagataaccccattaccccaattatacatccagctctatcagctgctccctctgatcctgggaaatgttctcctgatcactctgatattggtgcatctgttacagctctgacagtagatacagtgtttccgtgttctatagatgccaaatgttttacacagaacacaaagcttattacccatcagccagctaaggcaggtgagaggccatttccatgttctgagtgtgggaaatgttttacacaaaattcacaacttgttacacatcagcaaagtcacacaggtgagaagccatttccatgttctgagtgtgggaaatgttttgtatcgaaatcacatcttgttatacataacagaagtcacacaggtgagaagccattttcttgctctgagtgtgggaaatgttttacatggaaatcacaacttgttacacatcagaaaagtcacacaggtgagaaggcatttccatgttctgagtgtgggaaatgttttacacacaaatcagatcttgttatacatcacagaagtcacacaggtgaaaagctgttctcttgctctgagtgcgggaaatgttttccacggaaatcacatcttgttagacatcgcagaagtcacacaggtgagaagccattttcttgctctgagtgcgggaaatgtttttcacggaaatcacatcttgttagacatcagaaaagccacacaggtgagaagtcatttccgtgttctgagtgtgggaaatatttttcacggaaatcacatcttgttagacatcacagaagtcacacaggtgagaaaccattttcttgctgtgagtgtgggaaatgttttacaccgaaatcagatcttgttatacatcacagaagtcacacaggtgagaagccatttccatgttctgagtgtgggaaatgttttacacacaaatcagatcttgatgtacatcacagaagtcacacaggtgagaagccatttccatgttctgagtgtgggaaatgttttgcacagaaatcagatcttgttatacatcacagaagtcacacaggtgagaagccattttcttgctctgagtgtgggaaatgttttacaaagaaatcatatcttcttacacatcagagaagtcacacaggtgagaagccattttcttgctgtgagtgtgggaaatgttttacacggaaatcccaacttgttacacatcagcaaagtcacacaggtgagaagccatttccatgttctgagtgtgggaaatgttttgcacagaaatcagatcttgttatacatcacagaagtcacacaggtgagaagctattttcttgctctgagtgcgggaaatgttttacaaataaatcacatcttgttagacatcagcgaactcacacaggtgagaggccatttctatactctgagaaataa